From a region of the Xanthomonas rydalmerensis genome:
- a CDS encoding acyl-CoA thioesterase, translating to MSSEHKILARIPISVRWRDMDSMGHVNNAKYISYLEEARVRWMLGVEGVSMSDRIAPVVAATNVNYRAPIVWPNDILVELFVERLGTSSVTIGHRIVDQQDESRLYSDGNVVVVWMDTQTGKSAPLPDAVRKATS from the coding sequence ATGAGCAGCGAACACAAGATCCTGGCGCGCATTCCGATCAGCGTGCGCTGGCGCGACATGGACAGCATGGGCCACGTCAACAACGCCAAGTACATCTCCTACCTGGAAGAAGCGCGCGTGCGCTGGATGCTGGGCGTGGAAGGCGTGTCCATGAGCGACCGCATCGCCCCGGTGGTGGCGGCGACCAACGTCAACTACCGCGCGCCGATCGTGTGGCCCAACGACATCCTGGTCGAGTTGTTCGTCGAACGCCTGGGCACCAGCAGCGTGACCATCGGCCACCGGATCGTCGACCAGCAGGACGAGAGCCGGCTGTACTCCGACGGCAACGTGGTAGTGGTGTGGATGGACACCCAGACCGGCAAGAGCGCACCACTCCCGGACGCCGTACGCAAGGCGACGAGCTGA